CATGACCTTCAAACAGAGGCTCTTACACTGGAGCAGGCAAAACATAGAGCTGAAAGCAAGATAAAAGGAAGAAGTGAGTAGTACCATCATCACTGTCAATTAACTGTGGCTGGAAAtaatatttggaaaaataaagtACCAATTAAAAGTTTTGGGTTAGcaaaattgattgattgattgatttacttatttagttattgttcaatgaaaaacaattcaattgttcaaaagtgatagtaaagatttACACtgttaccaaaaaaagaaaaaagaaaagaaaaaagcagcacattgattataataagaaatatttcctgAGCCACAATGTGACACTGTAGAAGTGtagagtaatggctactgaaaattcagcattgtcatcacaggaataaattacattttgaaataaaatagaaaaaacaaaagttattttaaattgtatattaatgtattttaatataatattactgtttttactgaactttgtcaaataaatgcagcctatgaATGTATGTATGAACATTTGAATGTTTGTTCAAAGAAGTCCATGTCTACCAACGAGTCTGAAGATATCTGGGGCCCATTGTACACTATTCTTTAGGATCCAGGGTCATATCTCATTTCTGTCCTGCCAGGGATGAGGTTACCTCACAGAGTGTTGGACCCTGATGTTCTTGCTGTGGAGCAGGAGAACCAAAGGCTTGAGGAGGAAATCCTCAGAATCCAGCTGGCCAGGGAGAAGCACAAAGGAGAGCATGGTATCTGTTCCTCTAAAATCTGAAATCTTGAGCATGACATGATGAATGATAAAGTGATGTTTAACATTTGATAGAAAATGTGTTAATTGTGTGATGTCTAATTTGCATGCTTAAACTCTGCTATAAAATTATATGCTCATAGCATTtgatattatttgaataatatttgaatatttcagtatattatttgaatatttgaattaatgttTTCTGGATCAGGATTCACTGATATCCAGAAAGACCATATCCAACAAATGGCTAGCCTCCAAGCTGAGATTGCCTTTTtaagaagagaaaaagagaaggaCCGAGAGAGGAGAGCTCCTCTGTCTGTGTTTCCTGGATCTTCTATGGCCTTAACACATCTTGATCTGCCACTGGTGAGACAAAGCTTCATCCATCTTAATTTATACTGATGTAATATCTGTTGGGTTAATGTGATAATGTTTAATAGTGCACAAAATTCTCTTTGATACTGCCTATTTTCATTATGTCTGTAACAGAGAGATGGATGATATTCAATTCTactgaatattatttttaattaaatgaatccatttaaaaaaactataactacaatcagatgttttaaatgctacaagtgaattgaGGCATGagaacataatataacatataacatacagTATCAACATGTCCAAGatccaataattaaaaataataataaaaataaaacagccaataaccattttatttatgaataaaaggttcaaaagaatagcattttttaaatatatataaatctttaggattattgtctttgctgtcacatttcaatcaatttaatgtCCTTCTTCATTCTCTGGCATTCTCACAAAAGAGTGATTGTGAGAATTATagagaatgaagaatatggtgcatatatattgtatttaccAATGTTATTATTGCAGGATCAGAGTTCAAAACAGCATTCACTGATGGGATCCCATATAACTGATCCACTGGAAGCTCTTGGTCCTGCTCCATATGATCCTGTGTAAGACACATTTTCACTTCGTCCTCTACGGATTTCTTTTTCTAATTTAGTCCCTATAGATGCTTGTACATGTCATACTAAATATATTATGATATGATTCAAATCCAGCTattgtctgaatgtgtgtgtacaGGGCTGGCTTCGTGATCTTCTATGACCTGGTGATGGGTGTTGAGGCTACTTTGAGAACAGTGCGTTTATTGGCAGGGTTATATTTTAATGGGCAGAAGTTGGGACAGACCACCCCAATGCCACCTGTGCTGTGCCAACCTGCAGGACCATTACTGTCCAACAAGAGTCCTGGAAACTATGCTCTACTAGCTGTTACGCAACCTGTGCCAAGGTAGTTTGGTGCAGACATAAATATGGATAGATAGAGCTGGTATgtttacataatttaatatgcGTTTCATTTCAGAGTACAGCCAACTTCAGATCTCTCTTTGGTCATAGAGATCCAGACTTCTGAAGGTCTGGATTTGTTCAACCATGAAACTGAGGGCTTGGTGACTTGTGGCTGGACTAAGCTTGATCTCTTTGACCAGCACAACCAGGTAAACAGTGGTCACTGGAGGCTTCCCTTCCGCGCTCTCCCAGTTCAAGCATCCTTAAGTCCAGGTCAACTCTATTCCGTGCCACAAGTATGTTCAACAAATAATAAAAGTCTGATGTTTCATTAACATGTATAAATGTCCCACTGATACTTTAAACTATTAAATCGGACTAAAAATGGCTTCTTTCTTTACAAGCTGGGTAACATGGAACTTTGTCTTCGAGTAGCAAATGCTCGTGATGGAGATAAACAGACCCTTGAAGAGATTGACCCCAACAACACAAACCAATATAAGTCAATTTCCATGGTAgggaaaaaatatttacaaatatttaacttGCTTTTTTAGAAGCAAAATTTACAAAAGTTTTTCTTGTTTAGGTGGCCTCAAACACAGTCCTGGCGAACCAAGAACCATGTTAACACTTTGCAACCCTCATCCAATCCATTACCTTCAATGCTAAAACAGATCACATGGAAAGAGACCAGTTGAGGACAAATTGAGTAATTCAACCCAAATCTAATTAccataaaataaagacattttttccACATCTATGAAACATTAGAAGTTGTTAATTACTCGACatggagttttgtgtgtgtgacttcaTATTGCTCTAGGAAAAGTGATTTAAGGcagctttatcattttcacacTAAATAGCAAATATACTAGTACAAACATTTTACTTATAGGTCAACCATTATATTCATCTTCTTCTCATGGGATTCCATAACTTTCTGTCCAATGAATTTCTATCATTCCATTGGACATCTAGCCGTTTTTGAAGCAGAAcaatcgtttaaaaaaaaaataataataatttaagagcCGCATTCACATATGCAAATATCCTTTATTCAAAGTTTActacaattatacaaaaattgGACAAACGGGttatttacaaaacaaagagaCAAAAGTTGTTCATGGAGTATGAGGCAGGCATGCGCTGCTGGTTGGAAGATAAGTGGTCAATCAGAAGAGGCCCATTATGCTGACGTCTCCACAGAGGAAGACTTGGCTGGCTGCAAGAGAAAGTGAAAGTATTAAAACAAaccacttatttaaaaaataataaattatgcaatAAACTGAATCATGACAAAATGTACCAATATTTAGCCAAAAGAAACAAACTTCCTCTAAAATAAGATTTTGCTAGTATGTGTAAAAGTGCATCCAGCTGAACCAGTTCTAACAAGGTTATGATGCCAATATTTTAGAATCCTGCAAGTAACAATTCCAATCTCAGGGTCACAAAAATGTTGTATTTCTCgactaagtcgctttggataaaagcttctgccaaatcaataaaaaaataaaaaccctagCAAAAGAGCAGAGGGATTTTCTTTTAGCATGAGAGCAGGTATGCTTGTTATGTGGCAGTACATTTAATCTACACACCAATTTTTTACATTCAGTTAAAACACAACCGTTCATGTAACATGCCAACACAGGCATATTTTGGGGGGTGTATTTGCACAAGATGCAAAAGCAAACAAGTTGCACTGTGTACACGGTGTCAAACAGTGCTCAAGTGGAGCTGGTTCACAGCTTCTTgcgtttgaatattaaaattggCAAGACTTGATGTGAAAGTGACTTGTGATGCTGCTGTACTGACAATTGTCAACTATTCCAAGCATCTTTTACACTGGGCCAGCAAACACTCCTTATGGTCAAGCCCTGTGACTTCAGAGGAAACAACAGGCCTATCAACTCGCCTCCTGCTCCATTTTCTCCTGGACTCCATTGCCGTTGTGGGCGGAGTCGTCGCTGCCATTAACTGAGGTCTCCTGTTTAGTCTTTTTAGCATCACTGTCCTTTTTTGGACTCTCCTCTTCTGGTTTCCTCTGTGCAGGAATAAAGCAGGACAGAACActtattttttttgcactgaacACCTAGTCTCTACATGCTACTACAGCACATATGGCCACTTCAACACCACACCACAACTACAACATGCCAAGCCAAAATAATGAAGCACAAAACACCATAGAAGCACCAAGCAACACCAAAACTAATCTAGTTGGCAAACTCAGCTAATGACCCAGCATGCAAAATTGACCTCAACTAAGAGAAGGTAGCACTGCAATTGCCCCTTTAGAGGCGGACTACCCTCATTCACTCCAGTTAAGAACCTCAAAACATGCTAGACCAACCACATAcccctaccccccccccccatccctaGGTCTACTGCAATGGTTAAAACTACACTTCAGTGATGGATACTCACCTTTTTGCGAACAAGGTGAGAAATGTCAGAGGCAGACTTTGAGGAAGATGCACCGTCAGCTGGCCTTACAggaatctgaaaaaaagaaaagaaaaagggtgGCACTATGTATTATAGGCTAAAAGATTAGAAAGGGATACAGCAGTATCAATACTGACAAAGTCACTTAAGCAGAGTTCAGACAGCACGATTTTTAAAGTAGTCGGATCACCgttcttttcacactgcatgactatcttagccagcattcagtcactgctgtgttcacactgcacgatgGATCGGCGACAGAAGGTTTCGcactgcatgactttacaataggAAGAAGAATTGCagacaactctgtctggcacgcAAACTACGTTCCACAACCAAACACCCACGAGATGTGACAAGGAAACAACGCGATATCACGTGCAAGACCGGAGTTTTCACGGGAGACTGGGATAGCGGAGATGAAATGTCAAAACAGACACAGGTGCTCTTGCTAAATTTATACCAACTTATCTTCTATTTCATGGGTCCAAATAGACAGAAGAAAGCCTTTTTCTGAAATGAAGCCATGTTTGCTGAGATTGTGGTCTAGAACACCTCCCCAAACTCCCCGCTGCTCTGTATATTGTGCTCTCATTGGCTGTCGGTCATCGCCAatgtagttttcagtcagaacacTTTTCACACAGCATGATTTTGAATCGCCGACAGGTCAAGATATTTAGTATGCCAAATATCTCATGGGCATCGCGACTCGGCAATTCTCTCATATCGCGTCGTTGCTCATTCACACTGCGTGATTGTCACTTGCGTGAAGAAGCACAGATTTGCCGGTGATTTCGGGCATTTGTCTGCAATTTCTCAACCTGTTAGCGAGCCAAAAATTTGGCTAAAATAGTGCAGTCTGAACTCAGCTTTATTTGTGATCAAAAAAAGGTTTCTCAACTTTCAAGTGTTTTCAGTACTTTTAACTTCGGTGCCAAACACCCTTGACATATTTAGCTGGTCCATgtcatgaggaaaaaaataaaaataaaacccataCACAAAACAGTATGGTCCACTTATTAAATTGTAACAAAAAGTATCACCCATCCCTAATGCTAAATCGAGGTAACAAAGCATTAACACACCTGACTAGCAGTAGAGGAAGACGGGCCACCATTTTCAGCTGGAAATGCAGACGAGGTGGATGCTCCGGCCTGTAACAAATTTCAAAAAAAAGTCTCAGTGCCCCTTCAGAACGGTACCATattcaataaaatgtataatacaagCTAATAATATCATCAGCCACTGCAAAGCACGGAACAATGGATAACATGCATTTGCAATATTGCACCAATGCAACTCACAAGAGTCTGATGGATGGCCTCAGACGCTGCAGCAGCCGTCCTCTGGCTCTCCTTTGCATCTTCAATCTTCTCAGCAATTTCTGGCAGTAACTGTTTCAACTCCTCAAGCTCAATCTTCTCTTCCTTTGCTGCCTCTGCATCTTCAGCCTTTTCTATTAGCTCCTGAAGCATAGCTGCAATAAGAGTGATGTGGAAATAAGTTGAATGCACCGTTCTTGCTCATGGCAACTAGTGTTATCAACAAGCAATTCCTCAGTTAATAAACGCATGAGGACTGACAAAAGACTACAGTAAAAATTTACTTACCAAGACGGCTCTCAATGACTTTGACAGAGTTGGAGAAGTGCTCAATGGCTTGGCTGTACTGGGTTGTGTAGCTGTAAGTTGTGCCCAGCTGGTAATGAGTCTCAGCCAGAAGACGACTATGAGAGGGAAGGTGTTTCAGCTGCAAGGTTAAACACTCATTGAAGTCCTCCAGAGCCTGGCTGTAGTTACCTGCATAAAACAAAACGGAGAAACTAATTAAGACTGAAGAATGACTAACGGATAACTTCCATTTTACAGCAACTTGTGAAACCAAAAAAGGtccttttttccccattttaatATACTCACACCACAtacacacctgattcagctcCAACTTCTCCAAGTTTCAGGTAAATCTGTGCCGCCATTAGCTGATCTTCTTTGCTCTCTTTTCTACAAACCGAATAAGAGAGGTTTATTCAAAAGTtaaaatttcaaaaataaaaagatatgggCATACCTTTTATAAATGACTTTTGCAACTTCAAGCATCTCCCAGGCTAACTGTAGGTTTCCAACTTCATCCTCATCACTGTCCTAAAACCACAAAGAcaataaaccaataaataaatgggagagggtaaaaaaaacaaagacaaaaaaacactTGGATTACAAACCTTATCCTTTGTTTCACCCTCTgcatcctcatcttcatcctcatcgtcatctaaaacattaaaaaggttAACTCACGGACACTGAAATGTGAAAACCCATCACTTTGGACACCCCTCAGTGACACTGCAGCTTAAAATAACAAATACTCTGTGGATCCAACGGAGTTTAGAACATTCACCAGGTGAAATTCAGCAAAAGTATTTAATACTGAAATTGTGCCCCCCAGACACCACACTTCACTACCTCCATCCTCTTCCATGGGctcttcattttcttcatttcCATTTTTCTCCTCAAACTTTTCATCTTTTTCAGTTAGTCCATTTGACACGGTGACATCTTTTTTAGAAGCGCTTTCATCCACACTTTTTAACTTCTCAACTTCTTTGGCAGGTTCctcattttcagcagatttctcCTCATCTTGAGCAGGTTTATCCTCATCTGGAGCAGGTTTTGCCTCATGTTCAGCTGGTTTCTCCTCATCTGGAGCAGGTTTTGCCTCATGTTCAGCTGGTTTCTCCTCATCTTGAGCAGGTTTTGCCTCATGCTCGGCGGTTTTCACATCTGGAGCAGGTTTTGCCTCAAGCTCAGCTGGTTTCTCAGTTTTCAGTGATGCTGCATCCCCTTCCTTTGGCTCTTCAACCTTCCCCTCAACTTCTTCATTCTTCTGCTCACCTTTTCCCACCTCTTTTTCTATCTCTGACTGAGTTTTGTCCTCTGACATGGCATCATAAACCTGTGCTCGAAGCTCATCTCTGGTTTTCTCTGCATCATAGTACAAATGGATGGATATTACTAGGTTACAGCCAGAGCCCCTCTTAATCggaatcaatttaaaaaaaaaacacaggcacTGGTTTTTGTGCAGAGCACAGACAACTGTCAATATGGTGGTTCTTTGGAAACAATTTTTGCAGATGTCAAGCCTTGAGTATGTATGAAAAAAATTTAACTGGCAAACTAAAACTTAATACAAACCATCCAAGTTGTCTGCACTTTCAATTTTAGAGTCATTCTGTATCTCGCCTTCTTCAGAGGATTCTTCAGGGACTCCCTCTAAAGCATTTCCAAGCACAGTATTCTCCATCCTagagaaatataaaaaacaaaagttagaaaaactgaaaatcttttccttttataaaaattaataaaattcaaaCCCAACTAATCCATATACCTAGCAAGCTCCAGAAGGGCTTTCCCACACAAGAAAAAGGCTTCACCACATTCATCAGCAGTGTCTCCATACTTTTCAGCTCTTAAGGGGGGAAATGGGtaacacattatgcatttaaaactCAGTGTTAAATAGTGTACTGAATGGCAGACACCACATCTTTAGATAAAACGAATGCATTGTAATATTCCTTGACTACTCACAGCATGGCACAAGCCTCCTGAAACACACTCACTGCAGACACAACATCACCCATCACCAAGTGCCGGTTTCCTGTGCCAACCAGCTTCTTTGCTTCCTCAGAAACATCGACGGAGCTGAAAAATTTAACGAACATGTGAGTGAAATGAAATTCTATACTCATTTTATTGCACCGAGTAAACGAAGTATGGATACCAACTCACCTGTCTGCAGCGCTTGACGAGCAAGGTTTCTCCTCCATGCTGCAAAGATAAAACCGTTATAAAAATAGttatacaatattaataaaacttgCTTCGTCTGAAGAATACGTCCAATGCTAGgaagttttcagaaaaaaagttcGCTTCAGAAGTTCTAAGACTGTTATTTCTTGACAAGAGTGTGTAAGCAACATTTACACGCGGACATGACTAAAATCTAATGTCACATTTTAATGTCAATATGACACGCAAAGTGGGCAATTTTAAGTGGTGTGTTTGTTGTTACCGCCACCTTTCAAACTTAACGCTAGATTTCTGCGCGCGCGGCCATTTCAACGCAGCGCCAAGCGCGCTGACGGGCCATCGTGACCGCGCGTCGACAGAGCGGGACTTTCCTCATTTAGGATATAACGTTAGAAAGAAACTAGCAGTTCATTTTAAACTATCTCCCGCCAAATGAAAGCAGCCAAACACAACACATCAGCGGGAATAAACGGCGATGCCACCCCGTCGCGTGCGACGATGTCCGGGCGCAGGAGAAAAGCGAGCATTTTTTCTTCACGGAGAACAGAGCTGCTGCAGCTTTGTTATCAAACGAAACCAGCCAAAAACCTCTCACTCGGACTTCCTTTAACTTATCTGATTACTTCCCAGGCTCAGTAGCGCACTTAAcctaaaaattgtattttacctTCCAGCAGTTGAAGCAGCTGCTGTTTCCTCTGGCATCTTAACGCGTCAAATAAACAAAGCTGTAATGTACTGTTGGGTGATGTGCGTGCAAATGGCAGGTTTGTGAAGCTGCTCCTGAATTAGTCTTTGTTGGCGCCTTTAAATACGGATACAAGCCGCACTTCCGCTGAACTACGACCCTGTCACAAAAACGCGGGAGAAAAAATTTAAAGGGCAAGTAACTATATTACGCTGCTGTTCAAAGCCTTATGAACTACAAGACATATGTCTAACTGAACAAGATGAATGggaagtatatattttttcattagattatgtgagacaaaaaaaaaaaaaaaactttttaaaaatatgatttatattaaattagatttcgaaaaaaaaaaacgttccagGCATTTTCCCATATtctataataaaactaataattattattattttatatattaaattatattaatataacagCTTTCCTTATCAGATGTCTTTACCAAGTGGGACGGCAGTGGAAATTGttgaaatatataatgtaatataattagaatCTGGCTAATTGACAtacaaataatgtcaaaataaacTTAAGGGTCTTTATATGCTTTGTAATatgcttttcttttatttatttattttttatataaatttgttcTTTTAAAAGTGATAATCCAGATTAATTCTTGACAAGTttctcagtatatatatataacattgtgaatatattttaacccATCCTTGTTCATTAAGTTTAATTCTACAGacacataacaaaaaaatcagCACACATTTCAATctgtaacaaattattattttttttattgtgtttagaAGTATACAGAGTAGTGAATGGACATTGGTTCTAAGACAGTGAATGGACATTGGTTCCAAGGCACAGAATCACATAGAAGTGTGAATTAATAGGGGTCATTAAAAGGGTAGAGAGGATGTCCTGCATCCCGGAGGACAGACTTACCACCAACCTACAAAAATAGATGCAACATACATAATAGTGAACTACTTTTGGACTCTATTTGTTTTGCAAGGTCTCAACACTCAGCACACTTAAAAAAAGCAGCTTCAAcattatgtttaattttaaaataacatttttgttaatgGCCATGTAAACTTTAGTGCTAGGCCCATGTTGTATGCTGTGGCTTACAGTAATGTAACTTACATTAATGGTTGGTACAATGTAACGGCAGCCTCTGTGCAATGCTGTCACTTGATTCATTTCCTCAGGTTCAAGAGTGAAATCAAACACCTGTTATTAAGCAGAGTAAATGCATGGTATTGTTAAAATACATGGTCATAAACACTCTAGAACatgaaagaataaagaaaaacattcagAAACCTGGATATTCTCTTTGATCCGAGACTGTGTAATGCTCTTTGGGATAGTCACTACTCCTCGTTGAGTTTGCCACCTGCCACAATATCAATGAagaaataatcattaataatCAGTGAACAAATAGCATATACAACTTGTACAGAAGCATGAATTTACCTGATGATAATTTGTGCAGGAGTCTTGTTATGTTTCTTTGCTAGCGCAGCAATAGCTGGTTCCTCCAACAGCACAGGCTCTTCTGGATGCTTCCAAGCTCGGTCAGAAGATCCTAGCGGACTGTAAGCAGTCATTACCAAACCTCGATCCCGGCAGTGAGCCAGCAGCTCAACTTGTGCGAGGTATGGATGAGACTCCACCTGCAAAACACCACTGTTACTCAACAAATTTATATAACAGACCATATAAATTGGGACATCACATTTTCTTCTGACCTGCAAAACAGCTGGTTTGATGCTTGCAACTGCTAAGATGTCATCGATCTGCCTGCTATTGAAGTTTGAAAGCCCAATAGCCCTGACAAGGCCCTTTCCCACAAGTTTTTCCATAGCAGCCCATGTCAGCTTGTAGTCTATGTTGTTAAACCACAAGGTTCCATCCTCCTTCCTAGGGAAAGGGTTATCACCTCGTCTGGATAAAaataacaagacaaaacactTGACTGAGAAATTATAACACAGTAAAGGgctagtccacccaaaaatgaaaatttgggtatatttactcaccctcatgtcattccaaaccagtataacttttgtaataaataatattatggtTACAAAatgggggcagctgtggcctaatggttagagagttggacttgtaagcCGAAGGTCACAggtttaatatcttttaaaaagtcataattttgaTTTAAGTAAGTTAATCGTAAGTTAAAAGTAACTAATTCAAAGTCATTCTTACACagtactctctttctctctgtgtatataaagaaaacaaacctGGCGGTACTAAGCATTaggtctttctctctctatatatatatattctcattatAAGAAGAACTGGAGGCTTACTGGTAGGCATGTGGCCAGTGCATGAGGTAGAGGTCCAGATACTCCAGTTTTAGGTCTTCTAAGGTCTTTAACAGAGATGGTTCCACATCATCTGGGTGgtgttttgtgttccacagtttGGAGGTCACAAATACATCCTCTCGCCTTATGCCCTGAAAGAACACAACAGTTGTAAATCGAATTTATCAATTAACACAAATGTGTAGTTTACATCGATTTGATTGAATgaaaatcggttttcttttttaacatcCCCTGACGCTCCACTCAGGGCTCCCGTAATTCCGAAGGGCCTTAACCCTCCCCCCGCATTTGCTATAGAGACATGCTGCAGAGTAAGAGAGATATTTCGCACTCTGAAATGAAGAAGACCACGGCAGCACAAGCACACCCACCAAAAAGCAACCTACAGCAATATTACTCGTAGCGCGGTTCGCCTATGGTTTACTTTTGTGGCTCGCAAGGCAGTAAATAATACGATGCTATGCTAaagcagtcaatacagatatttcataataacattaaaaacaagcaggactataacataacccattaaaaacaaaagacaatAGACAAAAGACAATAGAGCCCAGTGatgttgtctacactggatgcggtgTGATACGACATGATCCCCATCAGTAAACTGATGCCTTGGTCTATTTTTGACGAAATGTACTGACACTACATTCAGATGATTTGCAactgtagtgtgatgtcatcaagtttagacagacTTTTAGCGagtcacacacccacacacacaaaggtgctggtcatataattagtgatattctataataatatattctaataatgatattctaattatatgagcAGCACCCGTATACCTGTATATATTAACTTAAGGTCTTTACAGCATGAAGGTAACACTTTAAATCATCTTGTCTCAAATTTAACTggtaaattataaataatgataTACCCTTTTATACTGCATTGCATTACATATTAGGGTTGACAGATTAATAAAAAGATATGCCATTTGTGACTAGATGTAACTTTTGATACTTTGCGGTAAAAGTGTCTCTCTGATTGACTTTGCCCTATCATTGCAGCTCTCATTGAAGAAAAATAGTGAAGACCTCTGACAGTCttacaaacatttacaaactGTATCCAGTATGATAAGAATGTTATGTTACATTTTATGTTATGTAACTTTTTCACGGTTTACAATGACAGGGCCTGCCATCTTGTCTTTTTGCCTTGTTGTTCCTGATTGCACTTTAACCCCAATGGGGAAATCCAGAACAAATCCCACA
This genomic window from Carassius gibelio isolate Cgi1373 ecotype wild population from Czech Republic chromosome A6, carGib1.2-hapl.c, whole genome shotgun sequence contains:
- the LOC128015654 gene encoding histone-binding protein N1/N2-like isoform X2, coding for MPEETAAASTAGSMEEKPCSSSAADSSVDVSEEAKKLVGTGNRHLVMGDVVSAVSVFQEACAMLAEKYGDTADECGEAFFLCGKALLELARMENTVLGNALEGVPEESSEEGEIQNDSKIESADNLDEKTRDELRAQVYDAMSEDKTQSEIEKEVGKGEQKNEEVEGKVEEPKEGDAASLKTEKPAELEAKPAPDVKTAEHEAKPAQDEEKPAEHEAKPAPDEDKPAQDEEKSAENEEPAKEVEKLKSVDESASKKDVTVSNGLTEKDEKFEEKNGNEENEEPMEEDGDDDEDEDEDAEGETKDKDSDEDEVGNLQLAWEMLEVAKVIYKRKESKEDQLMAAQIYLKLGEVGAESGNYSQALEDFNECLTLQLKHLPSHSRLLAETHYQLGTTYSYTTQYSQAIEHFSNSVKVIESRLAMLQELIEKAEDAEAAKEEKIELEELKQLLPEIAEKIEDAKESQRTAAAASEAIHQTLAGASTSSAFPAENGGPSSSTASQIPVRPADGASSSKSASDISHLVRKKRKPEEESPKKDSDAKKTKQETSVNGSDDSAHNGNGVQEKMEQEPAKSSSVETSA
- the LOC128015654 gene encoding histone-binding protein N1/N2-like isoform X1, which codes for MPEETAAASTAGSMEEKPCSSSAADSSVDVSEEAKKLVGTGNRHLVMGDVVSAVSVFQEACAMLAEKYGDTADECGEAFFLCGKALLELARMENTVLGNALEGVPEESSEEGEIQNDSKIESADNLDEKTRDELRAQVYDAMSEDKTQSEIEKEVGKGEQKNEEVEGKVEEPKEGDAASLKTEKPAELEAKPAPDVKTAEHEAKPAQDEEKPAEHEAKPAPDEEKPAEHEAKPAPDEDKPAQDEEKSAENEEPAKEVEKLKSVDESASKKDVTVSNGLTEKDEKFEEKNGNEENEEPMEEDGDDDEDEDEDAEGETKDKDSDEDEVGNLQLAWEMLEVAKVIYKRKESKEDQLMAAQIYLKLGEVGAESGNYSQALEDFNECLTLQLKHLPSHSRLLAETHYQLGTTYSYTTQYSQAIEHFSNSVKVIESRLAMLQELIEKAEDAEAAKEEKIELEELKQLLPEIAEKIEDAKESQRTAAAASEAIHQTLAGASTSSAFPAENGGPSSSTASQIPVRPADGASSSKSASDISHLVRKKRKPEEESPKKDSDAKKTKQETSVNGSDDSAHNGNGVQEKMEQEPAKSSSVETSA
- the LOC128015654 gene encoding histone-binding protein N1/N2-like isoform X4, with translation MPEETAAASTAGSMEEKPCSSSAADSSVDVSEEAKKLVGTGNRHLVMGDVVSAVSVFQEACAMLAEKYGDTADECGEAFFLCGKALLELARMENTVLGNALEGVPEESSEEGEIQNDSKIESADNLDEKTRDELRAQVYDAMSEDKTQSEIEKEVGKGEQKNEEVEGKVEEPKEGDAASLKTEKPAELEAKPAPDVKTAEHEAKPAQDEEKPAEHEAKPAPDEEKPAEHEAKPAPDEDKPAQDEEKSAENEEPAKEVEKLKSVDESASKKDVTVSNGLTEKDEKFEEKNGNEENEEPMEEDGDDDEDEDEDAEGETKDKDSDEDEVGNLQLAWEMLEVAKVIYKRKESKEDQLMAAQIYLKLGEVGAESGNYSQALEDFNECLTLQLKHLPSHSRLLAETHYQLGTTYSYTTQYSQAIEHFSNSVKVIESRLAMLQELIEKAEDAEAAKEEKIELEELKQLLPEIAEKIEDAKESQRTAAAASEAIHQTLAGASTSSAFPAENGGPSSSTASQIPVRPADGASSSKSASDISHLVRKKPAKSSSVETSA
- the LOC128015654 gene encoding histone-binding protein N1/N2-like isoform X3, which encodes MPEETAAASTAGSMEEKPCSSSAADSSVDVSEEAKKLVGTGNRHLVMGDVVSAVSVFQEACAMLAEKYGDTADECGEAFFLCGKALLELARMENTVLGNALEGVPEESSEEGEIQNDSKIESADNLDEKTRDELRAQVYDAMSEDKTQSEIEKEVGKGEQKNEEVEGKVEEPKEGDAASLKTEKPAELEAKPAPDVKTAEHEAKPAPDEEKPAEHEAKPAPDEDKPAQDEEKSAENEEPAKEVEKLKSVDESASKKDVTVSNGLTEKDEKFEEKNGNEENEEPMEEDGDDDEDEDEDAEGETKDKDSDEDEVGNLQLAWEMLEVAKVIYKRKESKEDQLMAAQIYLKLGEVGAESGNYSQALEDFNECLTLQLKHLPSHSRLLAETHYQLGTTYSYTTQYSQAIEHFSNSVKVIESRLAMLQELIEKAEDAEAAKEEKIELEELKQLLPEIAEKIEDAKESQRTAAAASEAIHQTLAGASTSSAFPAENGGPSSSTASQIPVRPADGASSSKSASDISHLVRKKRKPEEESPKKDSDAKKTKQETSVNGSDDSAHNGNGVQEKMEQEPAKSSSVETSA
- the LOC128015655 gene encoding aldo-keto reductase family 1 member A1-B; the encoded protein is MSMNDFAVLSTGQKMPLVGLGTWKSELGQVKQAVIWALQSGYRHIDCAPIYGNETEVGEAFQEMMGPEKGIRREDVFVTSKLWNTKHHPDDVEPSLLKTLEDLKLEYLDLYLMHWPHAYQRGDNPFPRKEDGTLWFNNIDYKLTWAAMEKLVGKGLVRAIGLSNFNSRQIDDILAVASIKPAVLQVESHPYLAQVELLAHCRDRGLVMTAYSPLGSSDRAWKHPEEPVLLEEPAIAALAKKHNKTPAQIIIRWQTQRGVVTIPKSITQSRIKENIQVFDFTLEPEEMNQVTALHRGCRYIVPTINVGGKSVLRDAGHPLYPFNDPY